One window of the Thermococcus sp. P6 genome contains the following:
- a CDS encoding radical SAM protein — protein sequence MIIALIDGYTDEPAGLGVPPYLGIYPRYAYGAVKKARGDVNVFYLTIDDLRATFEGENGIRTRNKTPNYPKTREILEKAELIVYIGGLHTPGKYLSAVPSQVEEVAAFIRQFRGVKVLGGPAFMGSAHGGGTRILSRELGLASEVFDHIVYGDLEAFLYDLITDPKEADPFRFRTYEELRDYAILGAEVVKQFPDYPDFVIVEIETQRGCPKAAGIGGCSFCTEPVRYRRVEDRPIEDVVEEIRGLYELGVRHFRIGRQSCIFSYMAKPNGRVPVPNPDAIERLFRGIRSVAPDVKTLHVDNANPAVIANHPEDSRRIAKALIKYGTPANVVAFGLESADPKVARLNNLNATAEETYEAVRILNEVGAKRGYNGMPWLLPGINILFGLPGETKKSYELTFQFLKRLLDDGLMVRRINIRQVVVFPGTPLWHLRDRVKVQKHKKLIQHYRYRIRHEIDLPMLKRLVPVGTVLRDVRAEVFDGNLTYGRQIGSYPLIVGIPKRLELNRFYDVLIVDHGFRSITGIPVPVRVNTEPSSVLRYLPGIGKKNVVKILSRRPFKSRDEFFDAVGEDKRKTLDPWITL from the coding sequence ATGATAATCGCCCTGATAGACGGCTACACCGACGAACCGGCCGGACTTGGAGTTCCACCCTACCTCGGCATATACCCGCGCTACGCTTACGGGGCGGTTAAGAAGGCCAGAGGGGATGTTAACGTCTTTTACCTGACCATAGACGATCTCAGGGCCACGTTCGAGGGAGAGAACGGCATAAGAACCCGGAACAAAACCCCCAACTACCCGAAAACCCGGGAGATACTCGAAAAGGCGGAACTTATCGTTTACATAGGCGGCCTCCACACGCCGGGGAAATACCTTTCCGCGGTTCCCTCGCAGGTGGAAGAGGTGGCCGCGTTCATAAGGCAGTTCAGGGGGGTTAAGGTCCTCGGCGGGCCCGCTTTTATGGGATCCGCGCACGGCGGGGGTACCAGAATCCTCTCCCGGGAGCTCGGTCTTGCCAGCGAGGTATTCGATCACATCGTCTACGGCGATCTGGAGGCATTCCTCTATGACCTCATAACCGATCCGAAGGAGGCCGACCCCTTCCGCTTCAGAACGTATGAAGAGCTCAGGGACTACGCCATTTTAGGTGCAGAGGTCGTGAAGCAGTTTCCGGATTACCCGGACTTCGTCATAGTTGAGATCGAGACCCAGCGGGGATGTCCCAAGGCAGCGGGAATAGGAGGGTGCTCCTTCTGTACCGAGCCCGTTAGATACAGAAGGGTCGAGGACAGGCCGATAGAGGATGTTGTGGAGGAAATAAGGGGCCTCTACGAGCTCGGAGTGAGGCATTTCAGGATCGGGAGGCAGAGTTGCATATTCTCCTACATGGCGAAGCCGAACGGCCGCGTTCCGGTTCCCAATCCGGACGCTATCGAGAGGCTCTTCAGGGGGATTCGCTCCGTCGCGCCCGACGTCAAAACCCTCCACGTTGACAACGCCAATCCCGCCGTTATAGCCAATCATCCGGAGGATAGCAGGAGAATAGCGAAGGCACTGATAAAATACGGAACCCCGGCTAACGTTGTGGCCTTCGGCCTCGAGAGTGCGGATCCAAAGGTTGCAAGGCTCAACAACCTGAACGCCACCGCCGAGGAGACCTACGAGGCTGTGAGGATACTCAACGAAGTCGGGGCGAAGCGCGGTTACAACGGAATGCCGTGGCTGTTACCCGGAATAAACATTTTATTCGGCCTTCCGGGAGAAACCAAGAAAAGCTACGAACTGACGTTTCAGTTCCTTAAGCGCCTTCTGGACGACGGACTGATGGTGAGGCGCATAAACATCCGGCAGGTTGTCGTTTTCCCGGGCACGCCCCTCTGGCATCTCCGGGATAGGGTAAAGGTTCAGAAGCACAAAAAGCTCATCCAGCACTACAGGTACAGGATACGGCACGAGATAGACCTTCCAATGCTCAAACGCCTCGTTCCCGTAGGTACGGTTCTCAGGGATGTGCGCGCTGAAGTTTTCGATGGTAATCTTACCTACGGGAGGCAGATAGGAAGCTATCCCCTGATAGTTGGGATTCCCAAGAGGCTCGAACTCAACAGGTTTTACGATGTGCTAATAGTCGACCACGGCTTTAGAAGCATAACCGGAATACCCGTTCCCGTCAGGGTGAACACCGAGCCTTCCAGTGTTTTACGCTACCTCCCCGGGATAGGGAAGAAGAACGTCGTCAAGATACTCTCCAGAAGACCGTTTAAAAGCAGAGACGAGTTTTTTGATGCCGTAGGGGAAGATAAGAGGAAAACGCTCGATCCCTGGATCACCCTTTAG
- a CDS encoding RNA polymerase Rpb4 family protein, which produces MIGRKKLEERYLTIAETRKLLERRKAEGMEENPEEPMFYEARVSLEHAERFASLSPEKAEELKGKLMELFEWMDERLAAKIVDLMPEDYFDLRVIFAKEGYIPTEEEAREIVRLLDDYRE; this is translated from the coding sequence ATGATAGGCAGGAAGAAACTCGAGGAGCGGTACCTCACGATAGCCGAGACCCGGAAGCTCCTTGAAAGGCGAAAGGCGGAGGGCATGGAGGAGAACCCCGAGGAGCCGATGTTCTACGAGGCGAGGGTTAGCCTCGAACATGCGGAGCGCTTTGCAAGCCTTAGCCCGGAGAAGGCGGAGGAGCTTAAGGGGAAGCTCATGGAGCTCTTCGAGTGGATGGACGAGAGGCTCGCCGCCAAGATCGTTGACCTCATGCCGGAGGACTACTTCGACCTGCGGGTGATCTTCGCCAAGGAGGGCTACATCCCCACAGAAGAGGAAGCCCGCGAGATAGTAAGGCTCCTCGACGATTACAGGGAATGA
- a CDS encoding tRNA pseudouridine(54/55) synthase Pus10 yields the protein MIIERAEKVLEVYGLCDHCLGRLFGKLGKGTNENRGRAIRFVLNMERSARGLDPIPEPETCGLCGNVFERIPRLVEDMKKASSGIEFGTFLVGSRFPPEVVEREESIWREFGIESAEPINREFNRELGKAFEKATGKEFSRDPDVVFIVEPYSNKIELRIASLYVYGRYRKLVRGIPQTPLSGFKESVASIVCGPFSRASEGKCVFKAAGREDVDVRTLGNGRPFVLEIKRPRRRNLDLEELAKEVNSTGKVLVSDLSFISRDEARKVLTRRHRKEYLALVRVDEGVTPEEAEEVASKLKGMEIHQRTPWRVRKVRADRVRIRRVHDAEARWLDEKHFLLRLVTDGGLYIKELVSGDGGRTKPSVSGLLGKSAWCERLDVLNVLED from the coding sequence ATGATAATCGAAAGGGCGGAAAAGGTGCTGGAAGTCTACGGTCTCTGCGACCACTGTCTGGGAAGACTCTTCGGAAAGCTGGGGAAGGGCACCAACGAGAACAGGGGTAGAGCCATAAGGTTCGTCCTCAACATGGAGCGCTCCGCCAGAGGACTGGATCCCATCCCCGAGCCTGAGACCTGCGGGCTGTGTGGCAACGTCTTCGAGAGGATCCCCCGGCTCGTTGAGGACATGAAAAAAGCCTCCTCGGGAATAGAGTTCGGGACCTTCCTCGTTGGCTCCCGGTTTCCTCCGGAGGTTGTGGAGAGGGAAGAGTCCATCTGGAGGGAGTTTGGAATAGAAAGTGCGGAGCCCATAAACCGGGAGTTCAACCGGGAGCTCGGAAAGGCCTTTGAAAAGGCCACGGGAAAGGAGTTCTCCAGAGACCCTGACGTGGTTTTTATCGTCGAGCCCTACTCAAATAAGATCGAGCTCCGGATAGCTTCCCTCTACGTTTACGGTCGCTACAGGAAGCTCGTAAGGGGTATCCCGCAGACCCCCCTGTCCGGTTTTAAGGAGAGCGTTGCTTCCATAGTGTGCGGCCCATTTTCAAGGGCATCCGAAGGGAAGTGCGTTTTCAAGGCCGCCGGGAGGGAGGATGTTGACGTTCGAACGCTCGGCAACGGAAGGCCCTTTGTGCTTGAGATCAAACGTCCGAGACGCAGAAACCTCGATCTGGAAGAGCTGGCGAAGGAGGTAAACTCAACCGGAAAGGTTCTGGTTTCGGACCTTAGCTTTATCTCCCGGGACGAGGCAAGGAAAGTCCTCACCCGGAGACACAGAAAGGAATACCTCGCCCTCGTCCGCGTCGATGAGGGGGTAACCCCCGAGGAAGCGGAAGAGGTGGCTTCAAAACTCAAAGGTATGGAAATCCACCAGAGAACCCCATGGCGCGTGAGAAAGGTCAGGGCCGACAGGGTGAGGATCAGGCGGGTTCACGATGCCGAAGCCAGATGGCTCGATGAGAAACATTTCCTGCTCAGGCTGGTTACCGATGGAGGTCTTTACATCAAAGAGCTCGTGTCCGGAGACGGGGGAAGGACGAAGCCCTCGGTCAGCGGGTTGCTTGGAAAATCTGCATGGTGTGAGAGGCTCGACGTGTTGAACGTTCTCGAGGACTGA
- a CDS encoding 50S ribosomal protein L21e, whose protein sequence is MVKKAHSFRRKTREKLSKSPRRRGMPPVTRFLQGFEAGQRVHIVIEPSYHRGMPDPRFHGRTGTVVGKRGDAYIVQIKDGGKVKTFFIHPVHLRPQKG, encoded by the coding sequence ATGGTCAAAAAAGCCCACAGCTTTAGGAGGAAGACCCGTGAAAAGCTCAGCAAGAGCCCCCGAAGGAGAGGAATGCCCCCCGTTACCAGATTCCTTCAGGGGTTCGAGGCCGGCCAGAGGGTCCACATAGTCATCGAGCCGAGCTACCACAGGGGCATGCCCGACCCGAGGTTTCACGGGAGGACCGGGACCGTCGTTGGAAAGCGCGGTGACGCCTACATCGTTCAGATTAAGGACGGGGGAAAGGTTAAGACCTTCTTCATCCATCCGGTCCACCTGAGGCCCCAGAAGGGATGA
- a CDS encoding transcriptional regulator, which translates to MMSRRQRIIKLLEERDYSVSELARALELRGRGSGKVILEDLKVIRRTLKHQGRVLLIKPAECRKCGFVFRPEIRVPSRCPRCGSEWIEEPRFKIETR; encoded by the coding sequence ATGATGAGTCGCAGGCAGAGGATAATAAAACTTTTGGAGGAGCGGGACTACAGCGTGAGCGAGCTTGCGAGGGCCCTCGAGCTTCGTGGCAGGGGCTCGGGGAAGGTAATCCTCGAGGATCTTAAGGTCATCCGAAGGACGCTCAAGCATCAGGGCAGGGTGCTCCTCATAAAGCCCGCGGAATGCAGGAAGTGTGGCTTCGTCTTCAGACCGGAGATACGCGTTCCCTCGCGCTGTCCAAGGTGTGGCTCGGAGTGGATAGAGGAGCCGAGGTTTAAGATCGAAACCCGGTAG
- the rsmA gene encoding 16S rRNA (adenine(1518)-N(6)/adenine(1519)-N(6))-dimethyltransferase RsmA produces MKERLFSIISKYNLRINPNLGQNFLIVPDVIERNVERAEVNEKDTVLEVGPGLGFLTEALRERAGKVYAIERDHRLVEILRREYNWPNVEVIEGDALRVEFPEFNKIVSNLPYGISSPVTFRFLRHEFERAVLVYQLEFARRIVAKPGDKNYSRLSLMIGAKAHAELVERIGRGAFWPKPEVDSAVVVMEPKPKGERINLNENLVRALFQHRRSTALAALKKSRHMLGLEGRTFREMKEAFSRMPHREKRVFQLSPAEVEEIEEFLRAEGVLRDYSSSSPKRAV; encoded by the coding sequence ATGAAAGAGCGTCTCTTCTCCATCATTTCAAAATACAACCTGAGGATCAACCCAAACCTCGGCCAGAACTTTCTGATAGTCCCCGATGTTATCGAGAGGAACGTCGAGAGAGCGGAGGTCAACGAGAAGGACACCGTCCTCGAGGTTGGCCCCGGCCTTGGGTTCCTCACCGAGGCACTGAGGGAGCGCGCGGGAAAGGTTTACGCCATAGAACGGGACCATCGTCTCGTTGAGATACTTCGAAGGGAATACAACTGGCCAAACGTGGAGGTAATCGAGGGCGACGCCCTCAGGGTGGAGTTTCCAGAGTTCAACAAGATAGTGTCAAACCTCCCCTACGGCATCTCATCGCCCGTAACCTTCCGCTTCCTCAGGCATGAATTCGAACGGGCCGTTCTGGTGTACCAGCTGGAGTTCGCCCGGAGAATCGTGGCAAAACCCGGGGATAAAAACTACTCCCGCCTGTCCCTCATGATCGGGGCGAAGGCCCACGCGGAGCTCGTAGAGAGGATAGGTCGGGGCGCTTTCTGGCCGAAACCTGAGGTGGACTCGGCCGTTGTGGTCATGGAGCCCAAACCCAAAGGAGAGCGAATAAACCTAAACGAGAACCTTGTAAGAGCCCTCTTTCAGCACAGGAGAAGCACGGCCCTTGCCGCTTTGAAGAAGTCCCGCCACATGCTGGGCCTTGAAGGGCGGACCTTTAGGGAGATGAAGGAGGCCTTCTCGAGAATGCCACACCGGGAAAAGCGGGTCTTCCAGCTCTCCCCCGCAGAAGTTGAGGAGATCGAGGAGTTTCTGAGAGCCGAGGGGGTTCTCAGGGACTACTCTTCTTCATCCCCAAAAAGGGCGGTGTAA
- a CDS encoding S-layer protein — MKVKKIAALAVGAAMVGATMGFASAQTTVPNIPKDFFVKDGTPNVKIVVGSNAAAMDVASAADIAVALGSLLYTTEQAEVQNGYVKVKAEYPPAVVDSRTIYAYNYDTMTQDHGLTINGSENWATKYEELPGDYWWNGAAYNGAYSDFQSSVSFSIDLGDKDKINDEQLVDWHITLSNIGLSSKDPANWDESRPPKDADLVITPGNVTVFVDYKLYNYSVTSTQQVRDEYPEWGVPADSQDVTSYYIGDAENVAADGGTIVSTYKEGVGAGDTFTVFGETYYVLSVGDNGFTAGLDKGTDWYPVDEPKTIEGTDWVVTALDISLVDQRALVEVKNSVTGQDSGVVTLEKDTPVDIFGDGSVILTLKDTFIGVNGHLIAEIEAQVDVKDYSSGDTLTYDGKEWEMTIATDNGYITNITLTNKDTLEGNPVDIFGAYNLCYGFELKTLNEQDVNYDIDGDGSITDTDRVVAYAYVKLKEKEGTVVEETLAVGDQVLDTDYTVEGIYGDVITVNTVTEPITVMDYEVNLDDPGSNLILVGGPVANQVTKYLVDQGISTVDWVNSPGDIEYLQGALGGYDVVIVAGATRNETRVAAEALMQYLAGL; from the coding sequence GTGAAGGTGAAAAAGATCGCGGCCCTTGCAGTTGGTGCCGCAATGGTCGGAGCCACCATGGGTTTTGCCAGCGCTCAGACAACCGTTCCGAACATACCGAAGGACTTCTTCGTCAAGGATGGAACCCCGAACGTTAAAATCGTGGTGGGAAGCAACGCCGCTGCGATGGACGTTGCCAGTGCCGCTGACATAGCCGTGGCCCTCGGAAGCCTGCTCTACACCACCGAGCAGGCCGAGGTCCAGAACGGATACGTGAAGGTGAAGGCCGAATACCCGCCGGCCGTAGTTGACTCCAGGACGATTTACGCTTACAACTACGACACAATGACCCAGGATCACGGGCTCACGATCAACGGTAGCGAGAACTGGGCCACCAAGTACGAGGAGCTTCCGGGAGACTACTGGTGGAACGGTGCCGCCTACAACGGTGCTTACAGCGACTTCCAGAGCTCCGTCAGCTTCAGTATTGACCTGGGGGACAAGGACAAAATCAACGATGAGCAGCTCGTCGACTGGCACATCACCCTCAGCAACATAGGTCTCAGCTCCAAGGATCCGGCCAACTGGGATGAGAGCAGGCCGCCCAAGGATGCCGACCTCGTCATCACTCCGGGGAACGTGACGGTATTCGTTGACTACAAGCTCTACAACTACAGCGTCACAAGTACCCAGCAGGTCAGGGACGAATACCCGGAGTGGGGTGTCCCTGCCGATTCCCAGGACGTTACCAGCTACTACATCGGAGACGCTGAGAACGTCGCCGCGGACGGTGGAACCATCGTCAGCACCTACAAGGAAGGTGTTGGGGCCGGTGATACGTTCACGGTCTTTGGAGAGACCTACTACGTCCTCAGCGTCGGCGACAACGGCTTCACCGCCGGTCTCGACAAGGGTACTGACTGGTACCCTGTGGACGAGCCGAAGACCATAGAGGGTACCGACTGGGTGGTAACCGCCCTCGACATAAGCCTCGTCGACCAGAGGGCCCTTGTGGAAGTCAAGAACTCCGTAACCGGTCAGGATAGCGGTGTGGTAACTCTTGAGAAAGACACGCCCGTCGATATCTTCGGAGACGGAAGCGTCATCCTCACCCTGAAGGACACCTTCATCGGTGTAAACGGCCACCTCATAGCCGAAATCGAGGCGCAGGTGGACGTTAAGGACTACTCAAGCGGTGACACCCTCACCTACGACGGAAAAGAGTGGGAGATGACCATAGCGACCGACAACGGTTACATAACCAACATTACCCTCACCAACAAGGACACCCTCGAGGGCAACCCCGTGGACATATTCGGTGCCTACAACCTCTGCTACGGATTCGAACTCAAAACCCTGAACGAGCAGGACGTTAACTACGACATCGACGGTGACGGTTCCATCACGGACACCGACCGCGTCGTCGCTTACGCCTATGTCAAGCTCAAGGAGAAAGAGGGCACCGTCGTCGAGGAAACGCTCGCAGTCGGTGATCAGGTCCTCGATACCGACTACACAGTCGAGGGAATCTACGGCGACGTCATCACCGTAAACACGGTCACCGAGCCCATAACCGTCATGGACTACGAGGTCAACCTTGACGATCCGGGAAGCAACCTTATCCTCGTCGGCGGACCCGTGGCCAACCAGGTCACCAAGTACCTCGTCGACCAGGGTATCAGCACGGTTGACTGGGTCAACAGCCCCGGTGACATCGAGTACCTCCAGGGTGCCCTTGGGGGCTACGACGTGGTCATCGTCGCCGGTGCAACCAGGAACGAGACCAGGGTTGCCGCTGAGGCCCTCATGCAGTACCTCGCTGGCCTCTGA
- a CDS encoding DUF655 domain-containing protein translates to MDRYRRHSYRESLKKKRRNAEYEEYEEYAYVLDYLPEGYVDLSTGRRMGKPVAQVVGERAFTLLEVTPIGDLQPYERVFVGKGKRDKVFKINRKIHYDDLTATARAELPYVVEEIVKRNEDYFVQFFNVAPPITNRLHSLELLPGIGKKHMWEIIDERRREPFKSFEDLHSRVKGLPEPAKMIARRIVDELQGKDRYRLFVGPGRIFRP, encoded by the coding sequence ATGGACAGATACAGGAGACATTCCTACAGGGAGAGTCTCAAAAAGAAGAGGAGGAACGCTGAGTACGAAGAGTACGAGGAGTACGCCTACGTGCTTGATTACCTGCCCGAGGGTTACGTTGATCTTAGCACCGGAAGGAGAATGGGGAAACCCGTGGCTCAGGTTGTGGGTGAGAGGGCCTTCACGCTCCTTGAGGTTACCCCCATAGGGGACCTCCAGCCCTACGAGAGGGTTTTCGTGGGCAAGGGGAAAAGGGATAAGGTTTTCAAGATCAACAGGAAGATTCACTACGATGACCTAACGGCAACCGCCAGGGCCGAGCTTCCCTACGTTGTCGAGGAGATAGTTAAACGCAACGAGGACTACTTCGTCCAGTTCTTCAACGTGGCCCCGCCCATAACCAACAGGCTTCACAGTCTGGAACTGCTCCCGGGAATAGGGAAAAAGCACATGTGGGAGATAATCGACGAACGCAGGAGAGAGCCTTTCAAGAGCTTCGAGGACCTCCACAGCCGTGTCAAAGGACTGCCTGAACCGGCGAAGATGATAGCAAGAAGAATAGTTGACGAGCTTCAGGGGAAGGACAGGTACAGGCTCTTTGTAGGCCCGGGGAGGATATTCCGCCCATGA
- the gatD gene encoding Glu-tRNA(Gln) amidotransferase subunit GatD, with protein MRKVERFMRDKDLRVGDRVRIIEKEDGKTSTYEGIVMNPYELSSGETLTLKLDNGYNIGILIDQIESVEVVERASQKEGPTFREVLPKKPGLPGVAIIGTGGTIASRIDYKTGAVHAAFTAEELAMAVPEIFEVANVTPKLLFNIMSEDMSPKHWVKIAHEVAKALNDGEDGVVVAHGTDTMGYTAAALSFMLRDLGKPVILVGSQRSSDRPSSDAAMNLICSVRMATADFGEVAVVMHGETGDTYCLAHRGTKVRKMHTSRRDAFRSINDIPVARIWADGKIEFLRDDYRRRRDSEVWVDDEMEEKVALVKAFPGIQPEVIDFFVDKGYRGLVIEGTGLGHVPNHLLDSIGRATEEGVTVCMTSQCLYGRVNLNVYSTGRRLLKAGVIPCEDMLPETAYVKLMWVLGHTHDPEEVRAMMLTNYAGEITPYTRFDTFLR; from the coding sequence ATGCGTAAAGTGGAGAGGTTTATGAGGGATAAGGACCTCAGGGTCGGAGATCGCGTCCGGATAATCGAAAAGGAGGACGGAAAAACGAGCACCTATGAGGGCATCGTGATGAACCCCTACGAGCTTTCCAGTGGGGAAACGCTCACGCTGAAGCTCGACAACGGCTACAACATCGGGATACTGATAGACCAGATAGAATCCGTCGAGGTGGTTGAGAGGGCGTCTCAAAAGGAGGGGCCAACCTTCAGGGAAGTTCTCCCAAAGAAGCCCGGCCTCCCGGGCGTTGCGATAATCGGAACAGGCGGGACCATAGCGAGCAGGATAGACTACAAGACCGGGGCCGTTCACGCGGCCTTCACCGCCGAGGAGCTCGCAATGGCCGTTCCGGAGATATTCGAGGTAGCCAACGTAACACCGAAGCTTCTCTTCAACATAATGAGCGAGGATATGAGCCCCAAACACTGGGTTAAAATAGCCCACGAGGTTGCAAAAGCCCTGAACGACGGCGAGGACGGTGTCGTGGTGGCCCACGGAACGGACACGATGGGATACACCGCGGCAGCCCTCAGCTTCATGCTCCGCGATCTCGGTAAGCCGGTTATCCTCGTCGGTTCTCAGAGGAGTTCGGACAGGCCGAGCAGCGACGCGGCGATGAACCTGATATGCTCCGTCAGAATGGCGACCGCCGATTTCGGGGAGGTCGCTGTAGTCATGCACGGTGAGACGGGCGATACCTACTGTCTGGCCCACAGGGGGACCAAAGTCAGAAAGATGCACACGAGCCGGAGGGATGCCTTCAGGAGCATAAACGACATCCCGGTGGCCAGAATATGGGCGGATGGCAAAATTGAATTCCTGAGGGACGACTACCGGAGGAGAAGGGATAGTGAGGTCTGGGTGGACGATGAGATGGAAGAAAAAGTCGCCCTTGTCAAGGCCTTCCCCGGGATCCAGCCTGAGGTGATAGACTTCTTCGTGGATAAGGGTTACAGGGGGCTCGTCATCGAGGGCACCGGGCTCGGGCATGTTCCCAACCACCTGCTGGACTCGATAGGCCGTGCCACGGAGGAGGGCGTTACGGTTTGCATGACGAGCCAGTGCCTCTACGGAAGGGTTAACCTGAACGTCTACTCCACGGGAAGAAGGCTCCTTAAAGCCGGGGTCATACCGTGCGAGGACATGCTCCCTGAGACGGCCTACGTGAAACTCATGTGGGTGCTCGGCCACACCCACGATCCTGAAGAGGTGCGGGCGATGATGCTTACGAATTACGCGGGCGAGATAACACCCTACACGAGGTTCGATACCTTCCTGAGGTGA
- a CDS encoding ferritin family protein, giving the protein MKRTRSMTGEQKIEFKRILEALSHLDRKELMSYWIDQEVGEAEMYYHLYELSKEVNWDKRVPALFFQLYKESLKHAEILLGTFKEMFPEEQPPKVELPSLEVELSGEKLEEMVYRGKLRDILEYLMGTELLAHDVYEYLAEKTENEKIRATLMWLADIENGHYRKLKEAYTALFGDEEE; this is encoded by the coding sequence ATGAAGCGAACCCGCTCTATGACCGGGGAGCAGAAGATTGAATTTAAGAGGATACTCGAAGCCCTATCCCATCTGGACAGAAAGGAACTTATGTCCTACTGGATCGATCAGGAGGTAGGGGAAGCGGAGATGTACTACCACCTCTACGAGCTCAGTAAGGAGGTAAACTGGGATAAGCGTGTCCCAGCGCTGTTCTTCCAGCTCTACAAGGAAAGCCTCAAACATGCGGAAATACTGCTGGGGACGTTCAAGGAGATGTTTCCGGAAGAACAACCCCCTAAGGTTGAGCTCCCCTCCCTTGAAGTTGAGCTCTCGGGTGAGAAACTTGAGGAGATGGTTTACAGGGGCAAACTCCGGGACATCCTCGAGTACCTGATGGGAACCGAACTTCTGGCTCACGACGTTTACGAGTACCTCGCGGAGAAAACCGAAAACGAGAAGATAAGGGCAACTCTAATGTGGCTTGCTGACATTGAGAACGGCCATTACCGGAAGCTGAAGGAGGCTTACACCGCCCTTTTTGGGGATGAAGAAGAGTAG